A region from the Drosophila takahashii strain IR98-3 E-12201 chromosome 2L, DtakHiC1v2, whole genome shotgun sequence genome encodes:
- the LOC108069875 gene encoding odorant receptor 67a-like, with protein MQKKKLSTLVSGLESCFPRFNKMEQEQYDVKNYLKRCQLFSKGFAGLLMIMLFTHSLTAIVIYAFKRLWLRSPDAKQSLPFVDLALWNWHGSWRFYMTYVMQVVSGYTATCGNMCADLIIFAVVFQVTMYFDRLSRALREFRILNRTEVDGVSKNLEELRSLIAYHIKILGLTDIMNAVFGISLLLNFLASSWLVCLVGFQLTIEFSPEHFCKQVLLLVSALVEIYLLCCFSQMLINAVC; from the exons ATGCAGAAAAAGAAATTGTCCACTTTAGTAAGTGGGCTAGAGTCCTGCTTCCCACGGTTCAACAAAATGGAGCAGGAGCAGTATGATGTGAAGAATTACCTGAAACGCTGTCAACTCTTCTCGAAAGGCTTTGCAGGACTCCTCATGATTATGCTTTTTACACACAGCCTGACCGCCATCGTTATATACGCCTTTAAGAGATTGTGGCTCCGATCCCCAGATGCCAAGCAATCTCTGCCCTTTGTTGACCTGGCGCTATGGAACTGGCACGGATCGTGGCGATTCTACATGACCTACGTCATGCAGGTGGTCTCTGGCTATACTGCCACATGTGGAAACATGTGTGCCGACCTCATTATCTTTGCCGTGGTCTTTCAGGTCACCATGTACTTTGACAGGCTGTCCAGGGCTCTCAGGGAGTTCAGGATCCTAAACCGTACCGAGGTTGATGGAGTGAGCAAGAACCTGGAGGAGCTCCGATCACTGATTGCCTATCACATCAAAATACTCGG ACTCACCGATATAATGAATGCGGTCTTTGGTATTTCGTTGCTGCTTAACTTTCTGGCCTCCTCGTGGCTCGTCTGCCTTGTGGGTTTTCAGTTAACCATCGAATTCAGCCCCGAACATTTCTGCAAGCAGGTGCTACTCCTAGTTTCCGCTTTGGTCGAGATATATCTCCTGTGCTGCTTCAGTCAGATGCTGATCAATGCGGTCTGTTAA
- the LOC108069901 gene encoding MDS1 and EVI1 complex locus protein EVI1-A, producing the protein MRVMREKDHSPRKMLPSPKQGCVYPALGLIPTSYISHVPYDLASSAAATSSTSSSSSSPTTTTTTAGRLQHQQSLQHSHQQHQTLNHHAKGKRRGSFDQPLDLRLAHKRKTDLADQGPLEDENSNLIMFASELAVAQQKEKELNNNHIAASLADLGFDMSRKMLRALREGGGGGGPPTAPPLTPPQCSIPAVHPTLLEAMTKNLPLQYRNVFAGVLPGKVTTSPAASSSPTGSDFPFRHPLKKCELTWPPPTEQLQLELPLPHPNAKLSPVLPHPQLQDYQTRRKNKARTAATAGGNATPNLPQRNKDRYTCKFCGKVFPRSANLTRHLRTHTGEQPYKCKYCERSFSISSNLQRHVRNIHNKERPFKCEICERCFGQQTNLDRHLKKHESDAVSLSALSGVSERMHCIRRFCENPTEESYFEEIRSFMGKVTQQQQQQQQQQQHDQLQQQQQQHQSTATSAASSCSSSRDTPTSSQEEAAAADNTAAPTSSSRDQEEQEEEDSQPILELKKTLTSKLFPTAATAITPPTTSIKEEEP; encoded by the coding sequence ATGAGAGTTATGAGAGAGAAAGACCACTCACCAAGAAAGATGCTTCCTAGCCCGAAACAGGGCTGCGTATACCCTGCCTTAGGATTAATACCCACATCGTATATATCACACGTACCTTATGATCTGGCCTCCTCGGCGGCGGCAACATCCTCAAcgtcctcgtcgtcctcctcgccaacgacaacaacaacgaccgCTGGCAGGCTGCAACATCAACAGTCGCTTCAGCATTCCCACCAGCAACATCAGACGTTGAATCACCATGCCAAGGGCAAGAGAAGAGGCAGCTTCGATCAGCCGCTGGATCTGCGGCTGGCCCACAAGAGGAAGACGGATCTGGCGGACCAGGGACCTCTGGAGGATGAGAACAGCAACCTGATAATGTTCGCCAGCGAACTGGCGGTGGCTCagcagaaggagaaggagctgAACAACAATCATATAGCTGCCTCGTTGGCCGATCTGGGTTTCGATATGAGCCGGAAAATGCTGAGGGCCTTGAGGGAGGGTGGAGGAGGGGGAGGACCACCCACTGCGCCGCCCCTAACACCACCGCAATGTTCGATTCCCGCCGTACATCCCACACTCCTAGAAGCCATGACCAAGAACTTGCCCCTGCAGTATCGCAATGTGTTCGCCGGGGTTTTGCCCGGCAAGGTGACGACGAGTCCGGCGGCCTCCAGCAGTCCCACGGGATCCGACTTTCCCTTCCGGCATCCGCTGAAGAAGTGCGAGCTCACCTGGCCACCGCCCACTGAGCAGCTGCAACTGGAGCTGCCCCTGCCGCATCCGAATGCCAAGTTGTCGCCGGTACTGCCGCATCCGCAGCTGCAGGACTATCAGACGCGGCGAAAGAACAAGGCCAGAACGGCTGCCACGGCGGGTGGCAATGCCACGCCCAATCTGCCGCAGCGCAACAAGGATCGTTACACCTGCAAGTTTTGCGGCAAGGTCTTTCCAAGATCGGCGAATCTGACGCGGCATCTGAGAACCCACACGGGCGAGCAGCCTTACAAGTGCAAGTACTGCGAACGTTCCTTCAGCATTTCCTCGAACTTGCAGCGCCACGTGCGGAATATCCACAACAAGGAGCGGCCCTTCAAGTGCGAGATATGCGAGCGATGCTTTGGCCAACAGACGAATCTGGACAGGCACCTCAAGAAGCACGAGTCCGATGCCGTGTCCTTGAGCGCCCTTTCCGGGGTGAGCGAAAGGATGCACTGCATACGGCGGTTCTGCGAGAACCCCACCGAAGAGTCCTACTTCGAGGAGATACGCAGCTTCATGGGCAAGGtcacacagcagcagcagcaacagcagcaacagcagcaacatgatcagctgcagcagcagcagcaacagcaccagtcaacagcaacatcggcgGCCAGTTCGTGTTCCTCGTCGCGTGACACGCCCACTTCCTCgcaggaggaggcggcggcggcggacaACACGGCCGCACCCACTTCCTCCAGTAGAGACcaagaggagcaggaggaggaggactcgCAGCCCATTCTGGAGCTCAAGAAGACCCTGACCTCCAAACTCTTTCCCACGGCGGCAACGGCAATCACGCCGCCAACAACATCCATCAAGGAAGAGGAACCCTAA